In Treponema rectale, a single genomic region encodes these proteins:
- a CDS encoding MATE family efflux transporter, giving the protein MKNQIELTNGSLYRNILLFSIPLMITNLLQVLFNMADVIVAGRFAGKLALASVGSTSMLIFLFTGFLIGLGSGINVLSAFFLGSRNQKLLDETVQTSFWFSILWGCIFFASGFLLAKPVLILMQTRVELLENAVLYFRIYMFAVPAAAVYNFGSGILTSGGDTKRPLIILSCAGVLNVILNLIFVIVLKLSVAGVALATVISQYVSAVLVISVLKKGIVFQKNGDKIPDRKTRFSENAGTDENFSGEQTEFSGKIRLNPAQFYLSRNIFFKLMKLGIPAGFQNAVFYVANIFIQTGVNHFDAAVVAGCAASHNAESITFDCMAAFYTAGASFVGQNFGAQKKDRILKSYLISTGYAAAVSLIFGGLFLAFGREFIGLFNSNAEVIEGGYTRLVIMALSMWISAPMDATTSASRGLGKTAVPSVIIILGSCVFRIFWIYTIFKHFMTIKSLFLLFPISWGITAIAEVIYFIKIYRKCC; this is encoded by the coding sequence ATGAAAAATCAAATCGAACTTACAAATGGTTCTCTATATAGAAACATTCTGCTTTTCAGTATTCCTCTCATGATTACAAATCTGCTGCAGGTGCTTTTTAATATGGCGGATGTAATCGTTGCGGGTCGGTTTGCAGGTAAACTTGCTCTTGCCAGCGTAGGTTCTACTTCCATGCTGATTTTTCTTTTTACAGGTTTTCTTATAGGACTTGGAAGCGGCATCAACGTACTGTCTGCATTTTTTCTTGGAAGCCGTAATCAGAAGCTGCTTGATGAAACCGTTCAGACTTCATTCTGGTTCAGTATTCTCTGGGGGTGTATTTTCTTTGCATCCGGTTTTTTACTGGCAAAACCCGTCCTGATACTGATGCAGACCAGGGTAGAGCTTCTTGAAAATGCCGTCCTGTACTTCAGAATTTATATGTTTGCAGTTCCTGCTGCCGCGGTATACAACTTTGGTTCCGGGATACTGACTTCCGGGGGTGATACTAAAAGACCTCTCATAATACTTTCATGCGCCGGGGTGCTGAACGTAATCCTCAACCTGATTTTTGTAATTGTGCTTAAGCTTTCTGTTGCCGGTGTTGCGCTGGCAACGGTGATTTCTCAATATGTCAGTGCGGTTCTTGTCATTTCTGTTCTTAAAAAAGGCATTGTATTTCAGAAAAATGGGGACAAAATTCCTGACCGTAAGACCAGATTTTCAGAAAATGCCGGAACTGATGAAAACTTCTCGGGAGAACAGACGGAATTCAGCGGAAAAATCAGGCTAAACCCCGCTCAGTTTTATCTTTCAAGAAATATTTTTTTTAAGCTTATGAAACTGGGGATTCCGGCGGGATTTCAAAATGCAGTTTTTTACGTTGCAAATATTTTTATTCAGACAGGGGTCAACCATTTCGATGCGGCTGTTGTTGCAGGATGTGCAGCTTCTCATAATGCTGAAAGCATTACTTTTGACTGCATGGCAGCTTTTTATACGGCAGGGGCAAGCTTTGTCGGACAGAATTTCGGTGCGCAGAAAAAAGACAGGATATTAAAAAGTTATCTTATCAGCACCGGATATGCAGCGGCTGTAAGTCTGATTTTCGGTGGTCTTTTCCTGGCATTCGGAAGGGAATTCATAGGACTTTTCAACAGTAATGCAGAGGTTATTGAAGGAGGATATACAAGGCTGGTCATAATGGCCCTTTCCATGTGGATTTCTGCTCCAATGGATGCAACGACTTCTGCTTCCAGGGGGCTCGGGAAAACTGCAGTTCCTTCCGTCATAATAATTCTTGGCAGCTGCGTTTTCAGGATTTTCTGGATATACACGATTTTTAAACATTTTATGACTATAAAATCCCTGTTCCTGCTGTTTCCTATAAGCTGGGGAATTACGGCTATAGCCGAAGTAATTTATTTTATAAAAATTTACAGAAAATGCTGCTGA
- a CDS encoding single-stranded DNA-binding protein translates to MNALNQIILEGNVCRQPEKRTFDGNFRVCTVPIAVSRRFKNREGKNDEEVSYFEIDTYGNLADACEKWCPTGRGIRVVGRLKQDRWTGDDGKKNSRIKVIAEHIEFKYFNKKDADGNEEPVQETADNVELPGPTKKQKLAMLAEAAQATQKDQESGELAF, encoded by the coding sequence ATGAATGCACTGAATCAAATTATTTTAGAAGGAAACGTATGCAGACAGCCTGAAAAGCGTACTTTTGACGGGAATTTCAGAGTCTGTACGGTACCGATTGCCGTGAGCCGCCGATTTAAAAACCGGGAAGGGAAAAATGACGAAGAAGTTTCTTACTTCGAAATTGACACTTACGGAAATCTGGCTGATGCCTGTGAAAAGTGGTGTCCGACAGGAAGAGGAATAAGGGTTGTCGGCCGTCTTAAGCAGGACAGATGGACAGGAGATGACGGTAAAAAAAACAGCAGGATTAAGGTAATAGCAGAACATATTGAGTTTAAGTACTTTAACAAAAAAGATGCCGACGGTAATGAAGAACCGGTACAGGAAACTGCGGATAATGTTGAACTTCCAGGCCCTACAAAAAAACAGAAACTTGCCATGCTTGCAGAAGCTGCGCAGGCCACTCAAAAAGATCAGGAATCAGGAGAATTAGCATTCTGA